The following are encoded in a window of Flavobacteriales bacterium genomic DNA:
- a CDS encoding acyl-CoA dehydrogenase family protein: MQDTATLQGLNFELSEEQIAARDAARDFAQNVLKPGVIERDREQRFPAEEIKQLGELGFLGMMVDPKYGGGGMDTISYVLVMEELSKVDASASVVVSVNNSLVCWGLETYGNEAQKQKYLVPLAKGEKIGAFCLSEPEAGSDATSQRTTAIDMGDHYLLNGTKNWITNGGTASTYLVMAQTDAAKKHKGINCLIVEKGMPGFVVGPKEDKLGIRGSDTHTLMFQDVKVPKENRIGEDGFGFTFAMKTLSGGRIGIASQALGIASGAYELALAYSKERKAFGKPISEHQAIAFKLADMATEIEAARLLCLKAAWLKDQHLNYDQASAMAKVFASEVAMKTTVEAVQVHGGYGYVKEYHVERLMRDAKITQIYEGTSEVQRIVISRNVLKG; the protein is encoded by the coding sequence ATGCAAGACACCGCCACCCTCCAAGGCCTCAACTTCGAACTCTCCGAGGAACAGATCGCGGCCCGCGACGCCGCCCGCGACTTCGCCCAGAATGTGCTGAAGCCGGGTGTGATCGAGCGCGATCGTGAGCAGCGCTTCCCGGCGGAGGAGATCAAGCAGCTCGGCGAGCTCGGCTTCCTGGGCATGATGGTGGACCCCAAGTACGGCGGTGGCGGCATGGACACCATCAGCTATGTGCTGGTGATGGAGGAGTTGAGCAAGGTGGACGCCAGTGCCAGCGTGGTGGTGAGCGTAAACAACAGCTTGGTGTGCTGGGGCCTGGAGACCTATGGCAACGAGGCGCAGAAGCAGAAGTACTTGGTGCCCCTGGCCAAGGGGGAGAAGATCGGCGCGTTCTGCCTGAGCGAGCCCGAGGCCGGCAGCGATGCCACCAGCCAGCGCACCACGGCCATCGACATGGGCGACCACTACCTGCTGAACGGCACCAAGAACTGGATCACCAACGGGGGCACGGCCAGCACCTACCTGGTGATGGCCCAGACGGATGCGGCCAAGAAGCACAAAGGGATCAACTGCCTGATCGTGGAGAAGGGCATGCCCGGTTTCGTGGTGGGTCCCAAGGAGGACAAACTCGGCATCCGCGGCAGCGACACACACACCCTGATGTTCCAGGATGTGAAGGTGCCCAAGGAGAACCGCATCGGGGAGGATGGCTTCGGCTTCACCTTCGCCATGAAGACCTTGAGTGGTGGTCGCATCGGCATCGCCTCGCAGGCCCTGGGCATCGCCAGTGGCGCCTACGAACTGGCGCTGGCCTACAGCAAGGAGCGCAAAGCCTTCGGCAAGCCGATCAGCGAGCACCAGGCCATCGCCTTCAAGCTGGCCGACATGGCCACCGAGATCGAAGCCGCCCGGCTCTTATGCCTCAAGGCCGCCTGGCTGAAGGACCAGCACCTGAACTACGATCAGGCCAGCGCCATGGCCAAGGTCTTCGCCAGTGAAGTGGCCATGAAGACCACCGTGGAGGCCGTGCAGGTGCATGGTGGCTACGGCTATGTGAAGGAGTACCACGTGGAGCGCCTGATGCGCGATGCCAAGATCACCCAGATCTACGAGGGCACCAGCGAAGTGCAGCGCATCGTGATCAGCAGGAATGTGCTGAAGGGCTAA